One window of Papaver somniferum cultivar HN1 chromosome 9, ASM357369v1, whole genome shotgun sequence genomic DNA carries:
- the LOC113314245 gene encoding probable phosphopantothenoylcysteine decarboxylase: MDFEEEPMVSEQEVVNDNSGPRKPRVLIAASGSVAAIKFGHLLHSFSDWAEIKAVVTKSSLHFIDKASIPKGVVIYTDEEEWSSWKKIGDNVLHIELRKWADVMVIAPLSANTLGKIAGGLCDNLLTCVVRAWDFSKPLFVAPAMNTFMWNNPFTQRHLDTISELGISVVHPITKRLACGDYGNGAMAEPSVIYSTVMLAVDSQAQANGKFHGRRIEHFSIH, encoded by the exons ATGGATTTTGAGGAGGAGCCTATGGTTTCAGAACAGGAAGTGGTAAATGACAATTCAGGGCCAAGGAAACCTCGAGTTCTCATTGCTGCTAGTGGAAGTGTAGCTGCTATAAAATTTGGCCATCTCTTGCATAGCTTCTCAGACTGGGCTGAAATCAAAGCAGTTGTTACCAAATCATCTTTGCATTTCATTGACAAGGCATCAATTCCGAAGGGTGTTGTTATCTATACTGATGAGGAAGAATGGTCAAGTTGGAAGAAAATTGGGGACAATGTACTTCACATTGAGCTTCGGAAATGGGCAGATGTAATGGTTATTGCTCCATTGTCAGCAAATACACTTGGAAAGATTGCTGGGGGATTATGTGATAACCTGCTGACTTGTGTTGTTCGAGCTTGGGATTTTAGCAAGCCATTGTTTGTTGCACCTGCAATGAATACCTTCATGTGGAACAACCCTTTTACGCAACGACATCTTGATACAATCAGTGAATTGGGTATATCTGTGGTTCATCCCATCACAAAGAGATTGGCTTGTGGAGATTATGGAAATGGTGCAATGGCAGAACCTTCTGTCATCTACTCTACGGTGATGCTCGCTGTTGATTCCCAAGCACAAGCAAATG GAAAGTTCCATGGAAGGAGAATTGAACATTTTTCAATCCACTGA
- the LOC113314243 gene encoding putative uncharacterized protein DDB_G0271982, whose translation MNPLSRLKPLFSSSSSSSLKTLNYQFLQRCSVSGTAKGKAKLKTAAPLKRSTIPKKKGAGTEKAGPGSGGTRGEASKRLNDMVDRCLNAPTPIRKLSAKEREREAEREKLGLMSKDRQRELEEIKARAKKDNKEQMREIMGTPGLDLISLGLVDAEKIPKYELTVEDGRRLAKEYSRVLMRKHRARQAAESTILKLKKAAIEALPDHLKEAAMVPDLTPFPANRFMATLTPPIEGYIENVNEAAKRNMGVKKLR comes from the coding sequence ATGAATCCTCTGTCAAGATTAAAACCActattttcatcatcatcatcctcatcactgaAAACCCTAAACTATCAATTCCTTCAACGATGTTCAGTAAGTGGAACAGCAAAAGGAAAAGCAAAACTCAAAACAGCAGCACCTTTGAAGAGATCAACAATCCCTAAGAAGAAAGGTGCAGGAACAGAAAAAGCTGGACCTGGTAGTGGAGGTACAAGGGGTGAAGCATCTAAACGTCTTAACGATATGGTTGATAGATGTTTAAATGCGCCAACTCCGATTCGTAAATTAtcagcaaaagaaagagaaagagaagctgaaagagagaaattagggttaaTGAGTAAAGATCGACAACGTGAACTCGAGGAAATCAAAGCAAGAGCTAAGAAGGATAATAAAGAACAAATGAGAGAGATTATGGGTACACCTGGGTTGGATCTTATTTCATTAGGTTTAGTTGATGCTGAGAAAATACCAAAGTATGAATTGACTGTTGAAGATGGTAGGAGATTAGCTAAAGAGTATAGTAGAGTGTTAATGAGAAAGCATCGTGCCAGACAAGCTGCAGAATCTACGATTTTGAAATTGAAGAAGGCAGCAATTGAAGCATTGCCGGATCATTTGAAGGAAGCTGCAATGGTTCCGGATTTAACTCCGTTTCCTGCGAATCGGTTTATGGCTACTTTGACACCACCAATTGAAGGTTACATTGAAAATGTTAATGAGGCGGCTAAAAGGAATATGGGAGTCAAGAAGCTTAGATGA
- the LOC113314242 gene encoding protein DETOXIFICATION 44, chloroplastic-like: MVTALSQPFFSSSILQQHQNRCYLCNLTAPTVKKIISRRNLDSSICIQSVSRCLPPKNSNSSLETPTEETKPQNLREQVKYSNPASSVRSLIHRLRNEFSAGELGWEVLSIALPAALALAADPITSLVDTAFVGRLGSVELAAVGVSISVFNLVSKLLNVPLLNITTSFVAEEQALASESNINSLKDGTGTNSASVLQESIGEKQNKKLLPAVSTSLALAAGIGIAEAIALSFGSEFLMNIMGIPVDSPMHAPAEQFLTLRAIGAPPIVIALAAQGAFRGLIDTKTPLYAVSAGNLLNAILDPILIFSCGLGISGAAISTVLSEYLIAFVLLWNLSSRVILVPPNIVVVGVTRYLKSGGLLIGRTIAVLVTLTLATSAAAREGPIVMAGYQISLEVWMALSLLNDALALAGQALLASSYSQGNYERARDVIYRSLQIGLGTGVVLAIVLFAGFDSFSSLFSTDPAVLEIASSSLWFVAGTQPLNAVAFVLDGLYYGVSDFAYAAYSMALIGLVSSLFILVSVPVYGLAGVWMGLFLFMILRVFAGIWRLGSKSGPWKTVWSQIEQKSN; the protein is encoded by the exons ATGGTGACTGCTCTTTCACAACCATTTTTTAGTTCTTCAATCCTGCAACAACATCAAAATCGATGTTATTTATGCAACTTAACGGCTCCAACCGTTAAAAAAATAATCTCCAGAAGAAACTTGGATTCGTCCATTTGTATTCAATCCGTCTCAAGATGTTTACCTCCAAAGAACTCTAATAGCTCATTAGAAACTCCAACTGAAGAAACAAAACCTCAAAATTTACGGGAACAAGTGAAATACTCAAATCCTGCTAGTTCAGTTCGTAGCCTTATACATCGATTGAG GAATGAATTCAGTGCCGGCGAACTTGGATGGGAGGTGTTGTCTATAGCCCTTCCTGCTGCATTGGCTCTAGCTGCTGACCCAATTACCTCACTCGTGGATACTGCATTTGTTGGTCGTCTAG gcTCAGTTGAATTGGCTGCTGTTGGGGTGTCGATTTCAGTATTCAATTTGGTGTCAAAATTACTGAATGTTCCACTTCTTAACATTACAACATCTTTTGTTGCTGAAGAACAAGCACTCGCTTCTGAAAGCAATATTAACAGCTTAAAAGATGGTACAG GTACCAATTCTGCATCCGTGCTTCAAGAGTCTATTGGCGAGAAGCAAAACAAGAAACTCCTTCCTGCAGTTTCAACCTCTCTGGCTTTGGCGGCTGGCATTGGCATTGCAGAAGCTATTGCTTTATCCTTCGGTTCCGAGTTCCTTATGAATATCATGGGTATACCTGTT GATTCACCAATGCACGCACCAGCTGAGCAATTCCTCACTCTGAGGGCTATTGGTGCTCCACCAATAGTAATTGCTCTTGCCGCACAAGGAGCTTTTCGTGGACTTATAGATACAAAGACACCTCTCTATGCCGTAA GTGCTGGGAACTTGCTGAATGCAATACTGGACCcgattttgatattttcttgtgGACTGGGCATCAGTGGAGCTGCCATTTCTACGGTGCTTTCTGA ATATTTGATTGCATTTGTTCTTCTCTGGAATTTAAGTTCAAGAGTAATACTTGTCCCTCCAAATATTGTTGTCGTGGGAGTTACTCGATATCTTAAATCTG GCGGTCTTTTAATTGGCAGAACCATAGCAGTACTTGTTACTTTGACTCTAGCAACATCAGCTGCTGCACGTGAGGGTCCTATAGTTATGGCTGGTTATCAAATTTCTTTGGAAGTTTGGATGGCACTTTCTCTGCTTAATGATGCTTTGGCACTAGCTGGTCAG GCTCTTCTCGCTAGTTCTTATTCTCAAGGGAATTACGAACGGGCACGTGATGTAATTTACCGAAGCTTACAG ATTGGCTTAGGAACTGGAGTCGTTTTGGCTATTGTCTTGTTCGCTGGTTTTGACTCATTTTCTAGCTTATTTAGTACGGATCCTGCTGTCTTGGAGATTGCCTCATCAAGTCTCTGG TTCGTTGCTGGAACTCAGCCACTGAATGCTGTTGCATTTGTTCTTGATGGACTTTATTATGGGGTTTCAGATTTTGCATATGCAGCATACTCCATG GCTTTGATTGGACTGGTTTCATCATTGTTCATACTGGTGTCTGTTCCGGTGTATGGTTTAGCTGGAGTTTGGATGGGATTATTTCTTTTCATGATCTTACGAGTATTTGCTGGGATTTGGAG ACTGGGAAGCAAGAGTGGACCGTGGAAAACTGTTTGGTCTCagatagagcagaaaagtaactGA